One window of the Seriola aureovittata isolate HTS-2021-v1 ecotype China chromosome 22, ASM2101889v1, whole genome shotgun sequence genome contains the following:
- the LOC130163176 gene encoding ninjurin-2-like isoform X3 — protein sequence MQGLGKTERGEQGRDIDLTSLRSTMPASGPLQGGSASNLNMNLYATKKTAAEGMLDIALFLANITHMKTVIEQGAGYRYYVAVLTLISFSLALQIVAGILIIIIGRRDLNNSALQKRLDYLNNVTTIIVFITTVLNFFISTFGMQRTGHFPWLMMRIH from the exons ATGCAGGGACTGGGGAAGACAGAGCGAGGGGAGCAGGGCCGAGACATCGACCTGACATCGCTGAGATCCACCATGCCAGCCAGCGGCCCTCTGCAG ggAGGTTCAGCCTCTAATCTGAACATGAACCTGTATGCCACCAAGAAGACAGCAGCTGAGGGCATGTTGGACATCGCTCTGTTCCTGGctaacatcacacacatgaagaCTGTCATCGAACAGGGAGCTGGATacag GTACTACGTCGCTGTTCTGACGCTCATTTCCTTCTCCCTGGCTCTTCAGATAGTGGCTGGAATCCTGATCATCATCATCG gaCGCCGGGATCTGAATAACTCCGCTCTCCAGAAACGACTGGACTACCTGAACAACGTAACGACCATCATAGTCTTCATCACCACAGTACTCAACTTCTTCATCAGTACTTTCGGCATGCAGCGCACTGGACACTTTCCATGGCTTATGATGCGTATTCACtga
- the LOC130163176 gene encoding ninjurin-2-like isoform X2, with translation MQGLGKTERGEQGRDIDLTSLRSTMPASGPLQGGSASNLNMNLYATKKTAAEGMLDIALFLANITHMKTVIEQGAGYRYYVAVLTLISFSLALQIVAGILIIIIARRDLNVVSNQKRLDYLNNLATGVIFVTTVINFFISFFGSKRTGFFRWLLARLHF, from the exons ATGCAGGGACTGGGGAAGACAGAGCGAGGGGAGCAGGGCCGAGACATCGACCTGACATCGCTGAGATCCACCATGCCAGCCAGCGGCCCTCTGCAG ggAGGTTCAGCCTCTAATCTGAACATGAACCTGTATGCCACCAAGAAGACAGCAGCTGAGGGCATGTTGGACATCGCTCTGTTCCTGGctaacatcacacacatgaagaCTGTCATCGAACAGGGAGCTGGATacag GTACTACGTCGCTGTTCTGACGCTCATTTCCTTCTCCCTGGCTCTTCAGATAGTGGCTGGAATCCTGATCATCATCATCG CCCGCAGGGACCTGAACGTGGTGTCCAATCAGAAACGACTCGACTACCTGAACAACCTCGCCACAGGCGTCATCTTCGTCACCACGGTGATTAACTTCTTCATCAGCTTCTTCGGATCCAAGAGGACTGGCTTCTTCCGCTGGCTGCTGGCTCGACTCCACTtctga
- the LOC130163176 gene encoding ninjurin-2-like isoform X1, translated as MQGLGKTERGEQGRDIDLTSLRSTMPASGPLQGGSASNLNMNLYATKKTAAEGMLDIALFLANITHMKTVIEQGAGYRYYVAVLTLISFSLALQIVAGILIIIIARFELTLLPSCQRCLNFLNNLITGIIFLTLIINIIKAAFGTQRSCLLRWMFQRFIL; from the exons ATGCAGGGACTGGGGAAGACAGAGCGAGGGGAGCAGGGCCGAGACATCGACCTGACATCGCTGAGATCCACCATGCCAGCCAGCGGCCCTCTGCAG ggAGGTTCAGCCTCTAATCTGAACATGAACCTGTATGCCACCAAGAAGACAGCAGCTGAGGGCATGTTGGACATCGCTCTGTTCCTGGctaacatcacacacatgaagaCTGTCATCGAACAGGGAGCTGGATacag GTACTACGTCGCTGTTCTGACGCTCATTTCCTTCTCCCTGGCTCTTCAGATAGTGGCTGGAATCCTGATCATCATCATCG cTCGTTTTGAGCTCACCCTCCTCCCTTCTTGTCAGCGATGTTTAAACTTCCTGAACAATCTGATTACCGGCATCATCTtcctcaccctcatcatcaacatcatcaaagCCGCCTTTGGCACACAGCGCAGCTGCTTGCTGCGATGGATGTTTCAGCGTTTCATTCTATGA
- the LOC130163176 gene encoding ninjurin-2-like isoform X4 yields MQGLGKTERGEQGRDIDLTSLRSTMPASGPLQGGSASNLNMNLYATKKTAAEGMLDIALFLANITHMKTVIEQGAGYRYYVAVLTLISFSLALQIVAGILIIIIARRDVSEEVNQKRLDSMNNITTILVFLIFVTNIFISVFGMERTGLFPRMHF; encoded by the exons ATGCAGGGACTGGGGAAGACAGAGCGAGGGGAGCAGGGCCGAGACATCGACCTGACATCGCTGAGATCCACCATGCCAGCCAGCGGCCCTCTGCAG ggAGGTTCAGCCTCTAATCTGAACATGAACCTGTATGCCACCAAGAAGACAGCAGCTGAGGGCATGTTGGACATCGCTCTGTTCCTGGctaacatcacacacatgaagaCTGTCATCGAACAGGGAGCTGGATacag GTACTACGTCGCTGTTCTGACGCTCATTTCCTTCTCCCTGGCTCTTCAGATAGTGGCTGGAATCCTGATCATCATCATCG CCCGGCGAGACGTCAGCGAAGAGGTCAACCAGAAGCGCCTGGACAGCATGAACAACATCACAACCATCCTCGTCTTCCTCATCTTCGTAACCAacatcttcatctctgtctttgGGATGGAGCGCACCGGCCTGTTTCCCAGGATGCATTTCTGA